A DNA window from Setaria viridis chromosome 2, Setaria_viridis_v4.0, whole genome shotgun sequence contains the following coding sequences:
- the LOC117846009 gene encoding DNA topoisomerase 6 subunit B gives MDSSGDEAAGAAPETKKKPPAAAAKGKAAGKGKAAGAKASASAKESSLLKQKSPAEFFAENKNIAGFDNPGKSLYTTMRELVENALDSAESISELPDIEITIEEITKSKFNTMIGLVDRERVDEALYDDFESEKAREKRLAKEARFQETQAKNAALGKKVKEAPSARGKGRGEAAFFKVTCKDNGRGMPHDDIPNMLGRVLSGTKYGLRQTRGKFGLGAKMALIWSKMSTGLPIEINSSMKGQNYVSFCRLDIDIHKNVPHVHLHEKRENKTHWHGAEIQVIIEGNWTTHRSKILHYMRQMAVITPYAQFLFRFLSDAADKNLTIKFARRTDVMPPVPLQTKHHPSAVDLLLIKRLIVETTKQNLLQFLQHEFVNISKSHAERLIGEMGPDFSPKMTVKSLTPQQLVRIHQLFRQAKFDDPSGNCLSPAGEYNLRLGIIKELHPDMVATHASSPQVFEGHPFIVEAGISIGGKDVKQGLNIFRFANRIPLLFEQGADVITRTALKRINWSSYKINQQQDKIGVFVSIVSTKIPFKGTGKEYIGDDITEISSAVKSALKQCCLQLKSKIVKKLQARERQDRKKNLNRYIPDVARAIMETLVEIADESPPKRPRYDKEDEELLEKINSEEVTEMTFKDCLTQHVEQVDYEMALDYAMQSGVSEEPREAIYLNSLEGSYKFVDFQSPVFVFRFIP, from the exons ATGGACAGCTccggcgacgaggccgccggcgccgccccggaGACCAAGAAGAAGCCTCCCGCCGCAGCGGCCAAGGGGAaggcggcggggaaggggaaggcggccggcgccaaggcgtCAGCGTCGGCCAAGGAGAGCAGCCTCCTCAAGCAGA AATCGCCCGCCGAGTTCTTCGCCGAGAACAAGAACATTGCAGGGTTCGACAAT CCTGGCAAATCCTTGTACACCACAATGCGGGAGCTAGTTGAGAATGCTCTTGATTCAGCTGAGTCCATCTCAGAGCTCCCTGACATTGAGATTACAAT AGAAGAGATCACGAAGAGCAAGTTCAACACAATGATAGGGCTAGTTGATCGAGAGCGTGTTGATGAGGCCCTCTATGATGATTTTGAGTCTGAAAAGGCTCGTGAG AAACGCCTGGCCAAGGAAGCACGCTTCCAAGAAACTCAAGCTAAAAATGCTGCACTTGGAAAGAAAGTTAAGGAGGCTCCATCTGCTCGAGGAAAAGGCCGGGGCGAGGCTGCATTTTTCAAAGTGACTTGCAAG GATAATGGTAGAGGTATGCCACATGATGATATCCCAAATATGCTTGGGAGAG TTTTATCTGGCACAAAGTATGGTTTGAGGCAAACACGTGGGAAATTTGGACTTGGTGCTAAAATG GCACTTATATGGTCAAAGATGAGCACGGGACTTCCTATTGAAATTAATTCATCAATGAAAGGCCAGAATTATGTTTCGTTCTGTCGCCTCGACATAGATATTCACAA AAATGTCCCTCATGTTCATTTACACGAGAAAAGAGAGAACAAAACTCATTGGCATGGGGCAGAGATCCAAGTTATAATTGAGGGAAATTGGACAACACATCGT TCAAAGATCCTCCATTATATGCGTCAGATGGCGGTCATCACACCATACGCTCAGTTCCTGTTTAGATTTCTATCTGATGCAGCAGA CAAAAATTTAACAATAAAGTTTGCACGCCGGACAGATGTTATGCCTCCTGTTCCACTTCAAACAAAGCATCACCCATCTGCTGTTGATTTATTACTGATAAAGCGCTTAATCGTGGAGACTACAAAGCAAAACCTTTTGCAGTTTCTGCAACATGAATTTGTGAATATAAGCAAATCGCATGCTGAACGTTTAATTG gGGAGATGGGACCTGATTTTAGTCCGAAAATGACAGTTAAGAGCCTTACGCCACAGCAATTAGTTCGAATACATCAATTATTTCGGCAGGCTAAGTTTGATGATCCCAGCGGCAAT TGTCTTAGTCCTGCAGGTGAATATAATTTACGCCTGGGTATCATAAAAGAGCTACACCCTGATATGGTTGCAACACATGCAAGCAG CCCTCAGGTTTTTGAAGGTCATCCATTTATTGTTGAAGCTGGGATAAGCATTGGTGGAAAAGATGTTAAACAA GGTCTAAATATTTTTAGGTTTGCAAACAGAATACCACTTCTTTTTGAACAAGGTGCTGATGTCATCACAAGAACTGCTCTAAAAAGGATCAA TTGGAGCAGCTACAAAATTAATCAGCAGCAAGATAAGATTGGTGTCTTTGTGAGCATTGTGAGTACAAAGATACCTTTTAAAGGAACTGGGAAGGAGTACATTGGGGATGACATAACTGAAATATCATCTGCTGTTAAG TCAGCCCTGAAGCAGTGCTGTCTTCAACTGAAGTCTAAGATTGTGAAGAAACTTCAGGCTCGTGAGCGTCAGGACAGGAAAAAGAACTTGAACAG ATATATTCCTGATGTTGCAAGAGCGATTATGGAGACTCTGGTAGAAATTGCAGATGAATCTCCCCCGAAACGGCCGCGTTATGATAAAGAAGACGAGGAACTCCTTGAGAAGATAAATTCTGAGGAGGTGACAGAGATGACCTTCAAAGATTGCTTGACTCAGCATGTTGAACAG GTTGATTACGAAATGGCACTGGACTATGCCATGCAGAGTGGGGTGAGCGAGGAGCCTCGAGAAGCAATATACTTGAACTCGCTTGAAGGATCCTACAAGTTTGTTGACTTTCAAAGTCCTGTATTTGTGTTCAGATTTATTCCTTAA
- the LOC117846332 gene encoding dehydrogenase FPY6 has translation MAGDGDGRAGLPRIAVVGAGIFARTQYIPRLREIAHLVVLKAIWSRTQESAKAAAELARDFAPEIECKWGDAGLEEIMGDSSIMGVAVVLAGQVQVELSLKMLKAGKHVIQEKPASGSTTEAETALSIYNSFPNQFPYKPIWALGENYRFEPAFVESSKLIKDVGDMMNIQVIIEGSMNSSNPYFNSSWRRNFVGGFILDMGVHFIAGLRMLVGSEITSVSSISRHVDMSLPPPDNICSLFQLENGCAGVFVFAVNSRSPKILWRVDGTKGTIQVERGVDSGKHGYQVLFSGENGQCQKTFYPFCGVNEELKTFVQDMLAASKDGDHKAEPRSSYVEGARDVAVLEAMLESSVKQGTPVQVKRFP, from the exons ATGGCgggggacggcgacggccgcgcgGGGCTCCCTCGGATCGCGGTGGTCGGCGCCGGCATCTTCGCGCGCACGCAGTACATCCCCAGGCTCCGCGAGATCGCGCACCTCGTCGTCCTCAAGGCCATCTGGAGCCGCACCCAG GAATCCGCAAAGGCGGCCGCGGAGCTTGCTCGTGACTTTGCGCCTGAGATCGAGTGCAAATGGGGTGATGCGGGGCTGGAGGAGATCATGGGAGACAGTTCAATCATGGGCGTTGCTGTTGTTCTTGCTGGGCAAGTCCAG GTTGAGCTTTCCCTAAAGATGCTCAAGGCAGGAAAGCATGTGATTCAAG AGAAACCTGCTTCTGGAT CAACAACAGAAGCAGAAACCGCACTGTCAATCTACAACTCATTTCCAAACCAGTTTCCCTATAAACCAATTTGGGCTCTCGGAGAAAACTACAGGTTTGAACCTGCCTTTGTGGAG TCTAGCAAGTTGATCAAAGATGTCGGTGATATGATGAACATCCAAGTTATCATCGAAGGGTCAATGAACAGTTCCAACCCATATTTCAATAGCTCCTGGAGGCGAAATTTTGTG GGTGGTTTCATTCTGGACATGGGTGTCCACTTCATTGCAGGACTACGAATG CTTGTAGGTTCGGAAATCACAAGTGTATCATCTATCTCCCGTCATGTGGATATGTCTTTGCCACCACCAGATAACATATGTTCCCTTTT CCAGCTGGAAAATGGATGTGCTGGTGTCTTTGTATTTGCAGTAAATTCAAGATCACCAAAG ATATTATGGCGGGTTGATGGAACAAAAGGAACAATTCAAGTAGAACGTGGAGTTGATAGTGGGAAACATGGCTACCAG GTGTTATTCTCTGGTGAAAATGGGCAGTGCCAGAAGACATTTTACCCGTTCTGTGGAGTTAATGAAGAACTGAAGACGTTTGTCCAGGACATGTTGGCGGCTAGCAAG GATGGAGATCACAAGGCTGAACCCCGGAGTTCTTATGTCGAAGGTGCCCGCGATGTTGCTGTGCTCGAAGCCATGCTAGAATCTAGTGTGAAGCAAGGAACCCCGGTTCAAGTGAAGAGATTCCCATAG